From a single Capsicum annuum cultivar UCD-10X-F1 chromosome 12, UCD10Xv1.1, whole genome shotgun sequence genomic region:
- the LOC107850868 gene encoding PTI1-like tyrosine-protein kinase 1 isoform X1 has translation MDDIYHRQGLVSHDPPPGHFSRLENRRAEDDLYLRKRVRMRRWLCCTCQVEESYPSHETEHLKNPASHADGYQKGSRVSDPFKAEAEKAIPTIEVPELSLDELKEETDNFGSKALIGEGSYGRVYYANLSNGKAVAVKKLDVSSEPETNVDFLTQVARVSKLKHDNLVELLGYCVEGNIRVLAYEFATMGSLHDILHGRKGVQGAQPGPTLEWVQRVKIAVDAARGLEYLHEKLQPSIIHRDIRSSNVLLFEDYKAKIADFNLSNQAPDMAARLHSTRVLGTFGYHAPEYAMTGQLTQKSDVYSFGVVLLELLTGRKPVDHTMPRGQQSLVTWATPRLSEDKVQQCVDPKLKGCPPKAVAKMAAVAALCVQYEAEFRPNMSIVVKALQPLLRAPAAPAPEV, from the exons ATGGATGATATTTACCACAGGCAAGGGCTAGTG TCACATGATCCTCCTCCTGGTCACTTTTCACGCTTGGAGAACAGAAGGGCTGAAGACGATCTTTATTTGAGAAAGCGAGTAAGGATGAGAAGGTGGCTGTGTTGCACCTGTCAAGTGGAGGAGTCCTATCCCTCACATGAAACCGAGCACCTTAAAAACCCTGCAAGTCATGCTGATG GATATCAGAAAGGGTCGAGAGTATCAGATCCTTTCAAGGCTGAAGCGGAAAAAGCAATACCAACTATAGAGGTCCCAGAATTGTCTTTGGATGAACTAAAAGAGGAAACTGACAATTTTGGATCGAAAGCATTAATTGGTGAAGGATCTTATGGGAGAGTATACTATGCTAATCTAAGCAACGGCAAAGCAGTCGCTGTGAAAAAGCTTGATGTTTCATCCGAGCCTGAGACTAATGTTGACTTCTTGACTCAG GTCGCTAGAGTTTCAAAATTGAAGCATGACAATCTTGTTGAGTTGCTTGGTTACTGTGTTGAAGGAAACATTCGTGTATTAGCTTATGAGTTTGCAACGATGGGGTCCTTGCATGATATTTTGCATG GAAGGAAAGGTGTTCAAGGGGCACAGCCTGGCCCAACACTTGAGTGGGTGCAGCGGGTGAAGATTGCTGTTGATGCCGCAAGGGGCCTCGAGTATTTGCATGAGAAGCTCCAACCTTCTATAATACACAGGGATATCAGATCAAGCAATGTCCTTCTCTTCGAAGACTACAAAGCAAAGATTGCAGATTTTAACCTGTCAAACCAGGCTCCTGACATGGCTGCTCGCCTTCATTCTACTCGAGTTTTAGGAACATTTGGCTATCATGCACCAGA ATACGCTATGACTGGACAACTGACACAGAAGAGTGATGTCTATAGCTTTGGAGTTGTCTTGCTTGAACTTTTGACTGGAAGAAAACCTGTAGATCATACAATGCCTCGAGGACAGCAGAGCCTGGTTACTTGG GCTACCCCGAGACTGAGTGAAGACAAAGTCCAGCAATGTGTTGATCCAAAGCTGAAAGGATGTCCTCCAAAAGCAGTGGCTAAG ATGGCAGCGGTGGCAGCACTGTGCGTGCAATACGAGGCTGAATTCCGTCCAAATATGAGTATTGTAGTCAAAGCTCTCCAACCACTACTGAGGGCACCTGCTGCACCTGCTCCAGAAGTATAG
- the LOC107850868 gene encoding PTI1-like tyrosine-protein kinase 3 isoform X2: MRRWLCCTCQVEESYPSHETEHLKNPASHADGYQKGSRVSDPFKAEAEKAIPTIEVPELSLDELKEETDNFGSKALIGEGSYGRVYYANLSNGKAVAVKKLDVSSEPETNVDFLTQVARVSKLKHDNLVELLGYCVEGNIRVLAYEFATMGSLHDILHGRKGVQGAQPGPTLEWVQRVKIAVDAARGLEYLHEKLQPSIIHRDIRSSNVLLFEDYKAKIADFNLSNQAPDMAARLHSTRVLGTFGYHAPEYAMTGQLTQKSDVYSFGVVLLELLTGRKPVDHTMPRGQQSLVTWATPRLSEDKVQQCVDPKLKGCPPKAVAKMAAVAALCVQYEAEFRPNMSIVVKALQPLLRAPAAPAPEV; this comes from the exons ATGAGAAGGTGGCTGTGTTGCACCTGTCAAGTGGAGGAGTCCTATCCCTCACATGAAACCGAGCACCTTAAAAACCCTGCAAGTCATGCTGATG GATATCAGAAAGGGTCGAGAGTATCAGATCCTTTCAAGGCTGAAGCGGAAAAAGCAATACCAACTATAGAGGTCCCAGAATTGTCTTTGGATGAACTAAAAGAGGAAACTGACAATTTTGGATCGAAAGCATTAATTGGTGAAGGATCTTATGGGAGAGTATACTATGCTAATCTAAGCAACGGCAAAGCAGTCGCTGTGAAAAAGCTTGATGTTTCATCCGAGCCTGAGACTAATGTTGACTTCTTGACTCAG GTCGCTAGAGTTTCAAAATTGAAGCATGACAATCTTGTTGAGTTGCTTGGTTACTGTGTTGAAGGAAACATTCGTGTATTAGCTTATGAGTTTGCAACGATGGGGTCCTTGCATGATATTTTGCATG GAAGGAAAGGTGTTCAAGGGGCACAGCCTGGCCCAACACTTGAGTGGGTGCAGCGGGTGAAGATTGCTGTTGATGCCGCAAGGGGCCTCGAGTATTTGCATGAGAAGCTCCAACCTTCTATAATACACAGGGATATCAGATCAAGCAATGTCCTTCTCTTCGAAGACTACAAAGCAAAGATTGCAGATTTTAACCTGTCAAACCAGGCTCCTGACATGGCTGCTCGCCTTCATTCTACTCGAGTTTTAGGAACATTTGGCTATCATGCACCAGA ATACGCTATGACTGGACAACTGACACAGAAGAGTGATGTCTATAGCTTTGGAGTTGTCTTGCTTGAACTTTTGACTGGAAGAAAACCTGTAGATCATACAATGCCTCGAGGACAGCAGAGCCTGGTTACTTGG GCTACCCCGAGACTGAGTGAAGACAAAGTCCAGCAATGTGTTGATCCAAAGCTGAAAGGATGTCCTCCAAAAGCAGTGGCTAAG ATGGCAGCGGTGGCAGCACTGTGCGTGCAATACGAGGCTGAATTCCGTCCAAATATGAGTATTGTAGTCAAAGCTCTCCAACCACTACTGAGGGCACCTGCTGCACCTGCTCCAGAAGTATAG